In Tachysurus vachellii isolate PV-2020 chromosome 10, HZAU_Pvac_v1, whole genome shotgun sequence, the following proteins share a genomic window:
- the LOC132852737 gene encoding uncharacterized protein LOC132852737 isoform X2, whose protein sequence is MFSQQTDIWREKNGFLFYLSGRGTQKHGRRRVVRSREEVHSTLTIYHNDMNHLELEKCLKLISQHFFWGSMRADVALWIQRCLPCSSSDKEHGVDSSVSTVHPEPLEKILDTNSQALINGVLTTEKDLQLSITELAIPQCLIITTPEILTPTQPHSTSAADETILGLTDSVTSFSGILSGAISSYQLLEGSALEQRKNSMSARTVVQQCTHALLQVKPQTSDADSEWVEIRDGIVIYVCFYKGATEKIIPKMVNTLLNAAFIPVSTDRHVSIMELPGNVMIIPQDTMTGVVKGSSVQHHDAIESWKGLHFYEQFVTQCENELATSAKCTEAEVVVRHGVYGSMQTLYLNSNAPLTHVLEF, encoded by the exons ATGTTTAGTCAACAAACTGACATTTGGAGGGAAAAAA ATGGCTTCCTGTTCTATTTGTCAGGCAGAGGCACTCAGAAACACGGGAGGCGCAGGGTGGTGAGgagcagagaggaggtgcaCTCAACTCTCACCATCTATCACAATGACATGAACCATCTAGAACTAGAGAAGTGTTTGAAGCTCATCTCTCAGCACTTCTTCTGGGGCTCCATGAGGGCAGATGTTGCTCTGTGGATTCAGCGCTGCCTCCCGTGTTCCAGCTCTGACAAAGAACATGGCGTAGATTCCAGTGTCTCTACTGTACATCCAGAGCCTTTAGAGAAAATTCTGGATACAAACAG TCAAGCACTGATAAATGGTGTTCTGACAACTGAAAAAGACCTACAGCTGTCAATCACGGAGTTGGCTATTCCGCAGTGTCTAATCATCACCACGCCTGAGATCCTTACTCCAACTCAACCTCACAGCACCTCTGCTGCTGATGAAACAATCCTTGGATTAACTGACTCTGTAACAAG TTTCAGTGGAATACTCAGCGGTGCCATTAGTTCTTATCAGCTGCTTGAGGGTTCAGCACTTGAGCAGAGAAAGAACAGCATGAGTGCCAGGACTGTGGTTCAACAGTGTACTCATGCCTTACTACAGGTTAAGCCTCAGACATCTGATGCAGACTCTGAATGGGTCgag ATTCGTGATGGAATTGTCATCTACGTATGCTTTTATAAAGGTGCTACTGAGAAAATCATTCCTAAAATGG TAAACACCTTGCTCAATGCAGCGTTCATTCCTGTGAGTACGGACAGGCATGTATCCATCATGGAGCTTCCGGGGAATGTGATGATCATTCCCCAAGACACCATGACTGGTGTAGTTAAAGGCAGCAGTGTGCAGCACCATGATGCCATTGAAAGCTGGAAAGGCCTTCATTTCTATGAACAATTTGTCACTCAGTGTGAGAATGAGTTGGCTACATCAGCGAAGTGCACCGAGGCTGAGGTGGTCGTCAGGCATGGAGTGTATGGAAGCATGCAAACTTTATACCTTAACAGCAATGCACCTCTTACTCATGTACTCGAGTTTTAA